Genomic DNA from Thermoflexus sp.:
GCTTCTTGCGCTGGAACCGGGGCCTTCCCGCCCGGCCCTGCCGCCCGTTGCGAAAAGCCCGCTCCAGATCCCGGAAGGCCTCCTGAGGGGCGCACTTGGACACCTCCACCCACCCGGGAGCATTCTCTCGCTTCCAGATGTTCCACTCCTTGTGGAGCCGAAGGGCAGAGGGGATCGGCTCTCCGCGTTCGATCGCTTCCAGGCAACGCGCCAGGCCCCAGTTGTAGGCAAAGCGAGCGGCCCCCACGTGCCGGGCCAGGGCCACCCGCTGCGCCCCGTTCGGATCCAGCTCGAACCGAAAGGCCTGGACGACTCGCATCCGATGACCTCCAGCGCCCGCTGGATTCCATCGCCGTGGGGGATGATCAAGAGTTGTAATGCAAGATCCCAAAATGGGCAGCTGTTGTCACCCCTCGAAGGGAGGCCACATCGCGAGCAGCTGCTCCGCCCGATGTCGGGCGCGCAGGAGCTCCGGGCGGGTTGATCCCTGCGTGCGGCGCAGGAAGGCCTGGATCTCCTCCCGCAACTCCTCCGCCCGCCGCCGGTAGTGCGCCTCCTCGCGGGGCCTGAACCCCTGGAGCTTGCGTGGCCCTTCCCGCCACCCCTCTGCAATCGACCAGTCCCGGATCGGAAAGGCGCAGCGGGCGTAGAACAGGCACATCCCCAGCGGCGTCAGGATCGGGGGGACCCCCAGCCGGAGCGCCTGTTCGGTTTCCTGATGGATCGCCAGGGATTCCCCGAACGTCTCATAGGCCAGGGCCAGCCATCCCCCGGGCGGGATCAGCGCGCCGACCGCCCGGAAGAACTCCTGGAGATCGGCGTCGTTGAGCTCCACCGGCTGTCCCTGAAACGGGATCGGGTTGCGGAAGAAGCCATCCAGCCATCCCGGGATCGGTCGGGGACGAGGCTCCGCATAAAGGCCCCGCAGGATCGGTCGATCGGAGCGAATCCCCTCCCGCTCCAGGTAAAAAGCCAGATAGCGCTGCCCGGCCGTCCCGGCCGATCCTTCCTCCCGGACTCGAATCTGATAGGCCCCGATGGAAAGGCCTTCCAGGGTTTCCCACCCGGGCGAAGGCATGGTGAGGTTCCTTCTCCATAGAGAAAATAGAGTTGCGCTCGAGCGGATGAAGGGGAATGCCTCACCCCTTCTTCGTCTGGCCCACGGAGATCAGCGGGAGGCCCCACAGAACATTTCGTAATCGATAGGCTCAAAGAGCGTCGGATGATCGCCGCACACCGGGCAATCCGGACGGCGTTCCACCTGAACTGCCAGCCATTCCGCGCGGAGCCCATCAAAGGCGAGGAGGCGGCCGGCCAGGGATGTGCCCAGGCCCAGCAGCCACTTCAGCGCCTCAAAGGCCTGCATCGCGCCGATGATCCCGGGCAGCGCCCCGAAGACGCCGGCCTGCTGGCAATCCGGAACCTGATCGGGAGGCGGCGGGGTGGGCAGAAGACAACGATAGCATGGCCGTCCTCCTGGAGGCACCGCGCCGATCTGGCCCTCAAACTGGAAAATGGCTCCCCAGATCAGCGGCTTGCCCTCCCAAACGCAGACATCGCTGGCCAAGTATTTCGTGGGGAAATTATCGCTTCCATCCAGGATCAGATCGTATCCGGCCACCAGCCGGCG
This window encodes:
- a CDS encoding helix-turn-helix domain-containing protein — encoded protein: MRVVQAFRFELDPNGAQRVALARHVGAARFAYNWGLARCLEAIERGEPIPSALRLHKEWNIWKRENAPGWVEVSKCAPQEAFRDLERAFRNGRQGRAGRPRFQRKK
- a CDS encoding DUF1122 family protein codes for the protein MPSPGWETLEGLSIGAYQIRVREEGSAGTAGQRYLAFYLEREGIRSDRPILRGLYAEPRPRPIPGWLDGFFRNPIPFQGQPVELNDADLQEFFRAVGALIPPGGWLALAYETFGESLAIHQETEQALRLGVPPILTPLGMCLFYARCAFPIRDWSIAEGWREGPRKLQGFRPREEAHYRRRAEELREEIQAFLRRTQGSTRPELLRARHRAEQLLAMWPPFEG
- a CDS encoding molybdopterin-synthase adenylyltransferase MoeB, with product MVFSFNESQIRRYARHIVLPGVGGRGQRRLLQSRVLIIGAGGLGCPIALYLAAAGVGTIGIIDDDVVDLSNLQRQVLFRTEDVGRPKAEVARERLQALNPDVTVVPYVERFTAANARRLVAGYDLILDGSDNFPTKYLASDVCVWEGKPLIWGAIFQFEGQIGAVPPGGRPCYRCLLPTPPPPDQVPDCQQAGVFGALPGIIGAMQAFEALKWLLGLGTSLAGRLLAFDGLRAEWLAVQVERRPDCPVCGDHPTLFEPIDYEMFCGASR